The Vicia villosa cultivar HV-30 ecotype Madison, WI linkage group LG1, Vvil1.0, whole genome shotgun sequence genome includes a region encoding these proteins:
- the LOC131611541 gene encoding uncharacterized protein LOC131611541, whose product MVCEKCQKKLSKVIVPDKWKEGASNTTENGGRKINENKLLSKKNRWTPYGTTKCIICKQQMHQDGKYCHTCAYSKGVCAMCGKQVLDTKFYKQSNV is encoded by the exons ATGGTCTGCGAAAAAT GTCAGAAGAAATTATCAAAGGTGATAGTACCAGACAAATGGAAAGAAGGAGCCAGCAATACTACTGAGAACGGTGGCCGCAAAATCAACGAGAATAAACTCctctccaagaagaacag ATGGACCCCTTATGGAACTACCAAGTGCATCATTTGCAAGCAGCAAATGCACCAGGATGGCAAGTACTGTCACACCTGTGCCTACTCAAAAG GAGTTTGTGCGATGTGTGGCAAACAAGTTCTTGACACCAAGTTTTACAAGCAAAGCAATGTGTAG